The following coding sequences are from one Arcobacter nitrofigilis DSM 7299 window:
- a CDS encoding flagellin N-terminal helical domain-containing protein, translating into MDVNNLASVSNVAVNNVPKQYVDKARFNGSVNAVDNEDALKVSIHEVYNKKRDELSHSLRNLNEGIAITQISMNSLSKQQDNLKNIGNALVKLDSSGDYENKRFETAEEISNQLNNYNQEAEKAKFNKKLLLDDQYGDEIINVVTQEKDFKITGVNTKEISQTFVNSLQSNTLSSSEDVNTALENLDEALKKSETFTNNFSKMNSEMKQVARGTLNEQINLLKENSKLKDLSFGSDFNNFSKTNITSQLGNLAASQAHIIQEQTSKLLG; encoded by the coding sequence GTGGATGTAAATAATCTTGCTAGTGTAAGTAATGTTGCTGTAAATAATGTACCCAAACAATATGTTGATAAAGCACGATTTAATGGTTCAGTTAATGCAGTTGATAATGAAGATGCATTAAAAGTATCTATCCATGAAGTTTATAATAAAAAAAGAGATGAATTATCCCATTCACTTAGAAACCTAAATGAAGGTATCGCAATTACACAAATTTCTATGAACTCCCTTTCAAAACAACAAGACAACTTAAAAAATATTGGAAATGCCTTAGTAAAATTAGATAGTAGTGGAGATTACGAAAATAAAAGATTTGAAACAGCAGAAGAGATTTCAAATCAACTAAACAACTATAATCAAGAAGCAGAAAAGGCAAAATTTAATAAAAAACTGCTTTTAGATGACCAATATGGTGATGAAATAATAAATGTAGTTACTCAAGAAAAAGATTTTAAAATAACTGGTGTAAATACAAAAGAAATATCTCAGACTTTCGTTAATAGTTTACAATCTAATACTTTGTCTTCAAGTGAAGATGTAAATACTGCCTTGGAAAATTTAGATGAAGCTTTAAAAAAAAGTGAAACATTTACAAACAATTTTTCAAAAATGAATAGTGAAATGAAACAAGTTGCCAGAGGAACATTAAATGAACAAATAAATTTACTAAAAGAAAATAGTAAATTAAAAGATTTAAGTTTTGGCTCTGATTTTAATAACTTTTCAAAAACAAATATAACGAGCCAATTAGGTAATTTAGCGGCATCACAAGCACATATTATTCAAGAGCAAACTTCAAAATTACTTGGCTAA
- a CDS encoding Ppx/GppA phosphatase family protein, whose translation MRNVISVDLGSNSFRTLLYDGLNHKIIDEYQEVVGMADGLIDTKQISIEAQDRVIEAVKRSIEKLKFNPKDAICVTTAAMRMANNSKEVLKRFKDECGLDFKIINGEEEARLTLLAVKYALKREKKESEHFALIDIGGGSTELIINNGHEYFAKSFDIGIVTLSQKYKNNQNGLLKELDGRKKEISLFIKSLNIDLDKFNFVATAGTPTTIAAVKLGLNFNNYDRNLINGTQLTLNEIEDFLHKFRTLSKEEILDLVGGGRTDFIESGVFIFKLFYTILNKDKSIVFDDGLREGVAIDYALKLAK comes from the coding sequence ATGAGAAATGTCATATCCGTAGATTTAGGTTCTAATTCTTTTAGAACCTTACTTTATGATGGTTTAAATCATAAAATAATAGATGAGTATCAAGAAGTTGTAGGCATGGCTGATGGACTAATTGATACTAAACAAATCTCAATTGAAGCTCAAGATAGGGTAATAGAAGCTGTTAAAAGATCAATTGAAAAGCTCAAATTTAATCCAAAAGATGCTATTTGTGTGACAACTGCGGCTATGAGAATGGCAAATAATTCAAAAGAAGTATTAAAAAGATTTAAAGATGAATGTGGTCTTGATTTTAAAATAATAAATGGTGAAGAAGAGGCAAGATTGACTCTTTTGGCCGTTAAATATGCTTTAAAAAGAGAAAAAAAAGAGTCTGAACATTTTGCTTTAATTGATATTGGTGGTGGTTCTACAGAATTGATTATCAATAATGGGCATGAATATTTTGCAAAAAGTTTTGATATTGGAATTGTAACTTTATCTCAAAAATATAAAAATAATCAAAATGGTTTATTAAAGGAATTAGATGGAAGAAAAAAAGAAATTTCTCTTTTTATCAAAAGTTTAAATATTGATTTAGATAAGTTTAATTTTGTGGCCACAGCTGGAACACCTACAACTATTGCTGCAGTTAAATTGGGATTGAATTTTAATAACTATGATAGAAACCTTATAAATGGAACCCAATTAACTCTTAATGAAATTGAAGACTTTTTACATAAATTTAGAACCTTATCAAAAGAAGAAATACTTGATTTAGTTGGTGGTGGAAGAACTGATTTTATTGAGTCTGGAGTATTTATTTTTAAACTGTTTTACACTATATTAAACAAAGATAAGTCAATAGTATTTGATGATGGATTAAGAGAAGGTGTAGCAATAGATTATGCTTTAAAATTAGCCAAGTAA
- a CDS encoding CDP-alcohol phosphatidyltransferase family protein, producing the protein MGFLFNKYNHFNLANLATFFNIGAGILAIYFITHGQFFGAALFAWVAGAFDIVDGKIARKYNLSTEFGIQLDSYADFLSFVIVPSMFIYFAIIDGKELELNTVLVLFTFVYYIISGLRRLIKFNIDAQEGQVEKYFTGIPTPLGAIMLFVVYLIWLTGILPETVVLISMIVIGYLLNSKIKIPHP; encoded by the coding sequence TTGGGTTTTTTATTTAATAAATATAATCATTTTAATTTAGCTAATTTAGCTACATTTTTTAATATAGGTGCTGGTATATTAGCAATATATTTTATTACACATGGACAGTTTTTTGGTGCGGCGCTTTTTGCATGGGTAGCAGGTGCTTTTGATATAGTTGATGGGAAAATTGCAAGAAAATACAACTTATCAACAGAGTTTGGAATACAACTTGATTCATATGCTGATTTTTTATCTTTTGTTATTGTTCCTAGTATGTTTATTTATTTTGCAATAATTGATGGTAAAGAGTTAGAATTAAATACAGTACTAGTATTATTTACTTTTGTATATTACATAATTTCAGGGCTTAGAAGATTGATAAAATTTAATATAGATGCACAAGAAGGGCAAGTAGAAAAATACTTTACAGGTATTCCTACACCTCTTGGGGCTATCATGCTTTTTGTGGTGTATCTTATTTGGTTAACAGGAATCTTACCTGAAACTGTAGTTTTAATATCTATGATTGTTATAGGGTATTTACTTAATTCAAAAATTAAAATTCCACATCCTTAA
- a CDS encoding diguanylate cyclase domain-containing protein, which yields MKKRIFDSVSFKLVLLLITIIMMLVTASFIFNSQIENLKKQIDKIYFGNFIPVTNLQNISSSYKDMIICLQNREKLCSIKKSQRIIQSNWNAYFKAYKTIQERKVVDSIDEDIKVSFMDKNSMKYTIMIQKINFLIEYEINNARKQRKEFLNRYENMKKLLFYNIVALVIFSFAIFIYLTYSIIKKDNHLTILNKKYKIESITDSMTMLYNRGYFDTIFDSIPVVSNSNKWQTAFIMFDIDFFKQYNDTYGHDMGDKTLKAVANELKKYFNKEYEYVFRLGGEEFGAILFDVDKEILENCLAAILKLVEFLKIEHKESKANKYVTVSIGAVIYEPGSNVSTNRLYKLADEKLYKSKQNGRNQYTI from the coding sequence ATGAAAAAACGTATTTTTGACTCAGTTAGTTTTAAATTGGTATTATTGTTAATAACTATAATAATGATGCTTGTTACAGCTAGTTTTATATTCAACTCACAAATTGAAAACTTAAAAAAACAAATAGATAAAATATATTTTGGCAATTTTATTCCTGTTACAAATCTTCAAAACATATCTTCAAGCTACAAAGACATGATTATATGTCTTCAAAATAGAGAAAAACTTTGTTCAATCAAAAAAAGTCAAAGAATAATTCAATCAAATTGGAATGCCTATTTTAAAGCTTATAAAACCATACAAGAGAGAAAAGTTGTTGACTCTATAGATGAAGATATAAAAGTTTCATTTATGGATAAAAATAGTATGAAATATACAATTATGATTCAAAAAATAAATTTTTTAATTGAATATGAGATAAATAATGCTAGAAAACAAAGAAAAGAGTTTTTAAATAGATATGAAAATATGAAAAAATTACTTTTTTATAATATTGTTGCTTTAGTTATTTTCTCTTTTGCTATTTTTATTTATCTAACATATAGTATTATTAAAAAAGATAACCATCTAACAATATTAAATAAAAAATATAAAATAGAATCTATAACAGATTCTATGACAATGTTATATAATAGGGGGTATTTTGATACAATATTTGATAGTATTCCGGTTGTATCAAATTCAAACAAATGGCAAACAGCTTTTATAATGTTTGATATTGATTTCTTCAAACAATATAATGATACTTACGGTCATGATATGGGAGATAAAACTCTAAAAGCAGTTGCAAATGAATTGAAAAAGTACTTTAACAAAGAGTATGAGTATGTTTTTAGGCTAGGTGGAGAAGAGTTTGGTGCCATATTATTTGATGTGGACAAAGAGATTTTAGAAAATTGTTTAGCAGCAATTTTAAAGTTAGTTGAGTTTTTGAAAATAGAACACAAAGAGAGTAAAGCAAATAAATATGTAACAGTATCTATTGGAGCTGTTATTTATGAACCAGGTTCAAATGTATCTACAAATAGATTGTATAAACTTGCTGATGAAAAGTTATATAAATCTAAACAAAATGGTAGAAACCAATATACAATATAA
- the trxC gene encoding thioredoxin TrxC encodes MEKIKVVCSFCNSVNSIPKKDSYKVANCGKCKESLLNTKPLNLNDSNFDLQIVNSDIPVVVDFWAPWCGPCKMFAPTFEEISAKYPLKAKFAKVNTEVEQNLGSKYQIRSIPTLIIYKAGKEIQRVSGALDSTRLDMLINKYI; translated from the coding sequence ATGGAGAAAATAAAAGTAGTTTGTTCTTTTTGTAATAGTGTAAATTCTATTCCCAAAAAAGATAGTTATAAAGTAGCCAATTGTGGTAAATGTAAAGAATCACTTCTAAATACAAAACCACTTAATTTAAATGATTCAAACTTTGATTTACAAATTGTAAATTCAGATATTCCTGTAGTTGTAGATTTTTGGGCACCCTGGTGTGGACCTTGTAAAATGTTTGCACCTACATTTGAAGAGATTAGTGCAAAATATCCCTTAAAAGCAAAATTTGCAAAAGTAAATACAGAAGTTGAGCAAAACTTAGGCTCAAAATATCAAATACGCTCAATTCCCACTTTAATTATCTACAAAGCAGGAAAAGAGATACAAAGAGTATCCGGAGCATTGGATTCTACAAGATTAGATATGCTAATTAATAAATATATTTAA